From the Candidatus Edwardsbacteria bacterium genome, one window contains:
- the rimI gene encoding ribosomal protein S18-alanine N-acetyltransferase gives MNVTIVKMRPEHLPEILDIERSSFSDPWSENMFREEMKQDGRRIFLVLESDGKVAGYAVGWVVLDEFHLGNIAVAAEKRGTGYGRRLLQEILQQVYQLGCRIASLEVRSSNQAAIELYKIFGFRPVAIRKKYYHNEDALVMMSDIVPVNSC, from the coding sequence ATGAACGTAACAATCGTCAAAATGCGGCCGGAGCATCTGCCGGAGATACTGGATATCGAAAGAAGCTCATTTTCCGACCCCTGGTCGGAGAATATGTTCCGGGAGGAGATGAAACAGGACGGCCGCCGGATATTTCTGGTGCTGGAAAGCGACGGGAAGGTCGCCGGCTATGCCGTCGGCTGGGTGGTGCTGGACGAGTTCCATCTGGGGAACATCGCCGTGGCTGCCGAAAAAAGGGGGACGGGGTACGGCCGGCGTCTGCTTCAGGAGATCCTGCAGCAGGTATATCAGCTGGGCTGCCGGATTGCCAGCCTGGAGGTCAGAAGCTCCAACCAAGCGGCCATCGAACTTTACAAAATTTTCGGATTCCGGCCGGTCGCCATCCGGAAAAAATATTATCACAACGAGGATGCTTTGGTTATGATGTCCGATATCGTTCCGGTGAACTCATGCTGA
- the tsaB gene encoding tRNA (adenosine(37)-N6)-threonylcarbamoyltransferase complex dimerization subunit type 1 TsaB, whose product MMYLCLDTSGIYLNIAVCRQGKVLAGLSREVGAGHSEILAAETGALLKSHDIKLSDIGLLAAATGPGSFTGLRVGIAFVKGLAAGLKLPALSLNTLDVMAGSQETKEAYLSPMIDAKKKEIYTALYKMKDGQPVRESDYLSIGPEKWLAMLPEDALLFGSGEANYRELFRSSATKIRQDEDFLSSGRILSGLAVLAHRLYQEDQAVDPRQLDAFYVRPADAIIKK is encoded by the coding sequence ATGATGTATCTGTGCCTGGATACCAGCGGGATCTACCTCAATATCGCCGTCTGCCGCCAGGGGAAGGTGCTGGCGGGGCTTTCCCGGGAGGTCGGCGCCGGGCATTCCGAGATCCTGGCGGCAGAAACGGGGGCACTGCTTAAGAGCCATGATATCAAGTTGTCAGATATCGGACTGCTGGCGGCGGCCACCGGGCCGGGATCTTTTACCGGATTGAGGGTGGGTATAGCTTTTGTAAAAGGCCTGGCCGCCGGGCTGAAGCTGCCGGCCCTTTCCCTTAACACCCTGGATGTGATGGCCGGCTCACAGGAAACAAAAGAAGCATATTTGTCGCCCATGATCGATGCCAAGAAAAAAGAGATCTACACCGCCTTATATAAAATGAAGGATGGTCAGCCGGTCCGGGAAAGCGATTATCTGTCCATCGGGCCGGAGAAATGGCTGGCAATGCTGCCGGAGGATGCCCTGCTGTTCGGCAGCGGTGAGGCAAACTATAGGGAGCTGTTCAGGTCCTCTGCCACTAAAATCCGGCAGGATGAGGATTTTCTCTCCTCGGGCAGGATACTTTCCGGCCTGGCGGTTTTGGCCCACCGATTGTACCAGGAGGATCAGGCGGTGGACCCCCGGCAGTTGGATGCTTTCTATGTGCGGCCGGCCGATGCCATAATAAAAAAATGA
- the tsaE gene encoding tRNA (adenosine(37)-N6)-threonylcarbamoyltransferase complex ATPase subunit type 1 TsaE, which yields MADKSNTLFIITHSPQETKDFGQKLSAHLKPGQVVCLFGNLGSGKTCLAQGICRGWGVQEPVVSPSFTLLNEYTAKHPIYHFDLYRLRSPSELLNIGYEEYLYGQGLVLIEWPENAGNQLPRDRLDIFITIRSPEEREFKMTPVGGFPMDWDIL from the coding sequence ATGGCGGATAAAAGCAATACATTATTTATAATCACCCATTCCCCCCAGGAAACAAAAGATTTCGGCCAGAAACTTTCGGCCCACCTCAAGCCCGGACAGGTGGTCTGCCTTTTCGGCAACCTGGGATCGGGCAAGACCTGCCTGGCCCAGGGCATCTGCCGGGGCTGGGGGGTGCAGGAGCCGGTGGTCAGCCCCAGCTTCACCCTGCTCAACGAATACACCGCCAAGCATCCCATTTATCATTTCGATCTGTACCGGTTGAGATCGCCGTCTGAATTGCTTAACATCGGGTATGAGGAATATCTCTACGGACAGGGTCTGGTGCTGATAGAATGGCCGGAGAATGCCGGAAACCAGCTTCCCCGGGACAGGCTGGATATTTTCATCACCATCAGATCACCGGAGGAAAGGGAATTCAAAATGACCCCGGTCGGCGGATTCCCGATGGATTGGGACATTTTATGA
- a CDS encoding bifunctional response regulator/alkaline phosphatase family protein — protein sequence MDEGYRILWVDDEIDLLKSQIIFLEGKNFKVTPAASGEEAVKKIGTSNFDLVLLDEMMPGMDGLETLSRLKQINPDLPVIMATKSEREELVEQALGQRIDDFLLKPLNPAQVLASCRRVLDGRKLVEEQTVREYVQASQDLRSFDYRTLDWQEWCRHYRNLIEWDMRLSQLRDDGLHASHEGTLREADLEFSRFVEESYTGWLHGQSRPLLSTDIVERYVVPPAKAGKKCLFLILDCMRLDQWMTIEPVIKNYFDIHTDYYYSVLPTATPYSRNAIFSGLFPSQIARSYPQYWEKSDAANEASRNRYEHQLLDINLARLKCKTSPDPRYIKIFNIDESREVRKNFGSYQNVPLISLVVNFMDILVHSRADSQVLQEITPDEKAFRSLTLTWFANSDIFHILQMAAHQKREVIITTDHGSIQGRRGSEIKAGQNTTANLRYKSGNNIAGDHRQVLWIKDPAEYLLPEEYKGMQYLIAKEDFYLVYPTKYEEYRKRYEGTFQHGGISMEEMILPVAVMTPK from the coding sequence CCTGTGGGTCGACGACGAGATAGATCTGCTTAAGTCGCAGATCATTTTTTTGGAGGGCAAGAATTTCAAGGTGACGCCGGCCGCCTCCGGGGAGGAGGCGGTAAAAAAGATCGGGACATCAAACTTCGACCTGGTGCTGCTGGATGAGATGATGCCCGGGATGGACGGACTGGAGACCCTGTCGCGGCTCAAGCAGATAAACCCCGACCTGCCGGTGATCATGGCCACCAAGAGCGAGCGGGAGGAATTGGTGGAGCAGGCCCTGGGGCAGAGGATAGACGATTTCCTGCTGAAGCCCCTTAATCCGGCCCAGGTGTTGGCCTCCTGCCGCCGGGTGCTGGACGGCCGCAAACTGGTGGAGGAGCAGACGGTCCGGGAGTACGTTCAGGCCTCGCAGGACCTGCGCAGCTTCGACTACCGCACCCTGGACTGGCAGGAATGGTGCCGCCATTACCGCAATCTGATAGAATGGGACATGCGGCTCTCCCAGTTGCGGGACGATGGCCTGCATGCCAGCCATGAGGGCACTCTGCGGGAGGCCGATCTGGAGTTCTCCCGTTTCGTGGAGGAGAGCTATACCGGCTGGCTGCATGGCCAGTCGCGGCCGCTGCTGTCCACCGACATCGTGGAGCGCTACGTGGTGCCTCCGGCCAAAGCCGGCAAAAAATGCCTGTTCCTCATTCTGGACTGCATGAGGCTGGACCAATGGATGACCATCGAGCCGGTGATCAAGAATTATTTCGACATCCACACCGATTACTATTATTCGGTGCTGCCCACCGCCACCCCGTATTCCCGCAACGCCATATTCAGCGGGCTTTTCCCGTCCCAGATAGCCAGGAGCTATCCCCAGTACTGGGAGAAGAGCGATGCGGCCAACGAGGCCAGCCGCAACCGTTACGAGCATCAGCTGCTGGACATCAACCTAGCCCGGCTCAAATGCAAAACCTCGCCCGATCCCCGCTATATAAAGATATTCAACATCGACGAGAGCCGGGAGGTGCGCAAGAACTTCGGCTCCTACCAGAACGTTCCTCTGATCAGCCTGGTGGTGAATTTCATGGACATCCTGGTGCATTCCCGGGCCGACTCCCAGGTGCTGCAGGAGATAACCCCGGACGAGAAGGCCTTCCGCTCGCTGACCCTGACATGGTTCGCCAATTCCGACATCTTCCACATCCTGCAGATGGCCGCCCACCAGAAGCGGGAGGTGATCATAACCACCGACCATGGCTCCATCCAGGGTCGGCGGGGCTCGGAGATCAAGGCCGGGCAGAACACCACCGCCAACCTGCGCTACAAGTCCGGCAACAACATCGCCGGGGATCATCGCCAGGTGCTGTGGATCAAGGACCCGGCGGAGTATCTCCTGCCGGAGGAGTACAAGGGGATGCAGTACCTGATCGCCAAGGAGGATTTCTACCTGGTGTACCCCACCAAATACGAGGAATACCGCAAGCGGTACGAGGGCACCTTCCAGCACGGCGGGATATCCATGGAGGAGATGATCCTGCCGGTGGCGGTGATGACTCCGAAATGA